From a single Deltaproteobacteria bacterium PRO3 genomic region:
- the rlmB gene encoding 23S rRNA (guanosine(2251)-2'-O)-methyltransferase RlmB: MGRSPMTELLYGKNPILEALRAGRRKFHRFFHLNTAKSDPQLEEALENFARLGVRCSAVGRDWFEGRLPGILAQGWAVEAGEYPYVELEALLPKLLEKKTALLLALDQIQDPQNLGAILRSAEGCGADGVLICTDRATHVTPAVCKASAGASEHLRVAKVVNLARAIEACKEAGFWSVGTSLEAKEDALAFDWPAKTLLVLGSEGKGMRRLIHEKCDFLIRLPLLGKISSLNVAATAAVCLYENLKSRSKSGRE; the protein is encoded by the coding sequence ATGGGGCGGTCGCCTATGACCGAACTCCTCTACGGTAAAAACCCCATCCTCGAGGCTCTGCGCGCCGGCAGGCGCAAGTTCCATCGCTTCTTCCACTTGAACACCGCGAAATCCGATCCCCAGCTGGAGGAGGCCCTGGAGAACTTTGCACGCCTGGGGGTCCGTTGCAGTGCCGTCGGTCGCGACTGGTTCGAGGGCAGGCTCCCCGGTATTTTGGCCCAGGGTTGGGCCGTGGAGGCAGGCGAATACCCGTATGTAGAACTAGAGGCCTTGCTTCCTAAGTTATTGGAAAAAAAGACGGCTTTGCTATTGGCTCTGGATCAGATCCAAGACCCTCAGAACCTGGGCGCCATCCTGCGGAGCGCCGAGGGCTGCGGGGCGGACGGCGTCCTGATCTGCACAGATCGGGCGACCCACGTGACCCCGGCGGTCTGCAAGGCCTCGGCGGGGGCCAGCGAGCACCTGAGGGTGGCCAAGGTCGTCAACCTCGCACGGGCGATCGAGGCTTGCAAAGAGGCCGGTTTTTGGTCCGTGGGGACCAGCTTGGAGGCGAAGGAGGATGCCTTGGCCTTCGATTGGCCGGCGAAGACCCTCTTGGTCCTGGGTTCGGAGGGGAAGGGGATGCGGCGCCTGATTCATGAGAAATGTGACTTCTTGATTCGACTCCCGCTGCTTGGTAAGATTTCGAGCCTCAACGTCGCCGCCACGGCGGCAGTATGTCTGTACGAAAATTTGAAAAGTCGATCGAAATCGGGTCGGGAGTGA
- a CDS encoding BolA family transcriptional regulator, translated as MNSQIRNIERILGERLKPVFLEVLDDSAKHAGHAGARQGGGGHYIVTVVAEAFTGKGLVEQHRMVNEALRELFGGQIHALALHTFSPEQWRERAKGGRH; from the coding sequence ATGAATTCACAGATTCGAAACATTGAGCGGATCCTGGGGGAGCGGCTGAAGCCCGTCTTCCTGGAGGTCTTAGACGACAGCGCCAAGCACGCCGGCCACGCCGGGGCTCGCCAGGGCGGAGGGGGTCACTACATCGTCACGGTGGTGGCGGAGGCCTTTACGGGGAAGGGGCTGGTCGAGCAGCACCGGATGGTGAACGAGGCCCTTCGGGAGCTCTTCGGAGGCCAGATCCATGCCCTGGCGCTGCATACCTTCAGCCCCGAGCAGTGGCGGGAGCGGGCTAAGGGCGGTCGGCACTAG
- the speA gene encoding biosynthetic arginine decarboxylase, with product MGSEKNPANEWSVAKAIEYYNIDKWGSNYFWVNDKGHLSIQPYGREGPSIDIMDVVDDIREKQLGFPCIIRFQDILRSRVVTLNDSFRRAIQESGYKGQYFGVYPIKVNQMREVVEEILDAGAPYHYGLEAGSKGELLTVLALNTDPQALTICNGYKDEPFMRLAMLGRKLERKVIVVIEKISELPQLLRVAEEMQVEPYVGLRAKLTTKGTGRWEHSGGDFAKFGLTIPEIMQAVNILKEAKKEHCLKLFHFHVGSQITDIRTVKESVKEGARIFAKLCKMGFNIEYFDVGGGLGVDYDGSQTTGQSSMNYTLDEYVSDVVYNLQQICAEEEVPEPNITSESGRAIVAHHSCIVMSVFGHIEIGSNPILPNGREEPQVVQEMREIVGGLNRKNFLATFHDASTKKEEALSMFKLGLLDLEDRAKVETLHWQLCREIIKIQEKLRRVPEDTAKLGDLLADQYLANFSLFQTAPDHWAFDQLFPIVPIHRLDEPPTRETTIVDITCDSDGKIDRFIDPIVDSRDTLSLHPLKEGEPYYIGMFMLGGYQDIMGDMHNLFGRVNEVHVFCDDEDPEDYYLEEVIPGDRVKDVLSRVQYSPSELLKTVKTAIDQQVRKGAVKPKEGVSLIDFYEETINGYTYLRSGPPVANGV from the coding sequence ATGGGAAGCGAAAAAAATCCGGCGAACGAGTGGTCGGTCGCCAAGGCGATCGAATACTACAACATCGACAAGTGGGGCTCGAATTATTTCTGGGTCAACGACAAGGGGCACCTTTCGATCCAGCCCTACGGCCGCGAGGGCCCCAGCATCGACATCATGGACGTCGTCGACGACATCCGCGAGAAGCAGCTGGGTTTCCCCTGCATCATCCGCTTCCAAGACATCCTGCGCTCGCGGGTCGTCACGCTTAACGATAGCTTTCGCCGCGCCATCCAAGAGTCCGGTTACAAGGGGCAGTACTTCGGCGTCTACCCGATCAAGGTCAACCAGATGCGCGAGGTGGTCGAGGAGATCCTCGACGCCGGCGCGCCCTACCACTACGGCCTAGAGGCCGGCAGCAAGGGCGAGCTGCTGACCGTGCTGGCCCTCAACACCGACCCGCAGGCCCTGACCATCTGCAACGGCTACAAGGACGAGCCCTTCATGCGCCTGGCCATGCTGGGCCGCAAGCTCGAGCGCAAGGTCATCGTGGTCATCGAGAAAATCTCCGAGCTGCCCCAGCTGCTGCGCGTCGCCGAAGAGATGCAGGTCGAACCCTACGTCGGGCTGCGCGCCAAGCTCACCACCAAGGGCACGGGGCGCTGGGAGCACAGCGGCGGCGACTTCGCCAAATTCGGCCTCACCATCCCCGAGATCATGCAGGCGGTGAACATCCTCAAGGAGGCCAAAAAAGAGCATTGCCTGAAACTCTTTCACTTCCACGTCGGCAGCCAGATCACCGACATCCGCACGGTGAAGGAATCGGTCAAGGAAGGGGCGCGCATCTTCGCCAAGCTCTGCAAGATGGGTTTCAACATCGAGTACTTCGACGTCGGCGGCGGCCTGGGCGTGGATTACGACGGCTCCCAGACCACCGGCCAGTCCTCGATGAACTATACCCTGGACGAGTACGTCTCCGACGTCGTCTACAACCTCCAGCAGATCTGCGCCGAGGAAGAGGTTCCCGAGCCCAACATCACCAGCGAATCCGGCCGGGCGATCGTGGCCCACCATTCCTGCATCGTCATGTCCGTCTTCGGCCACATCGAGATCGGCAGCAACCCCATCCTGCCCAACGGCCGAGAGGAGCCCCAGGTCGTGCAGGAGATGCGCGAGATCGTCGGCGGGCTCAACCGCAAGAATTTCCTCGCCACCTTCCACGACGCCTCCACTAAGAAAGAGGAGGCCCTCTCGATGTTCAAGCTGGGCCTGCTCGACCTCGAGGACCGTGCCAAGGTCGAGACCCTGCACTGGCAGCTCTGCCGCGAGATCATCAAGATCCAGGAAAAGCTCCGCCGCGTCCCCGAGGACACTGCGAAGCTCGGCGACCTCCTGGCCGACCAGTACCTCGCCAACTTTAGCCTCTTCCAGACCGCACCCGACCACTGGGCCTTCGACCAGCTCTTCCCGATCGTGCCGATCCACCGCCTCGACGAGCCGCCCACGCGCGAGACGACCATCGTCGACATCACCTGCGACAGCGACGGCAAGATCGACCGCTTCATCGACCCCATCGTCGACAGCCGGGACACGCTTTCCCTGCACCCCCTCAAGGAGGGCGAGCCCTACTACATCGGCATGTTCATGCTGGGCGGCTACCAGGACATCATGGGCGACATGCACAACCTCTTCGGGCGGGTCAACGAGGTTCACGTCTTCTGCGACGACGAGGATCCGGAAGATTATTATCTGGAGGAGGTCATCCCGGGCGACCGGGTGAAAGACGTGCTCTCGCGGGTGCAGTACTCCCCTTCCGAGCTGCTCAAGACGGTGAAGACCGCGATCGACCAGCAGGTGCGCAAGGGCGCGGTCAAGCCCAAGGAGGGCGTGAGCCTCATCGACTTCTACGAAGAGACCATCAACGGCTACACCTACCTGCGCTCGGGTCCGCCGGTCGCCAACGGCGTCTGA
- a CDS encoding phosphatase PAP2 family protein, with translation MLNSLTAKKFAWLLGNLSFHIAGYLGINAYLSRQGASYDLAIALDHQIPFIKYFAPFYSIVYLIPVVTFFLCWNNYPLIKAAAKAFIGAGVICFTCFLLFPVKYELRVDLQPPYDFFTHILRFFYWIDEPYNCFPSLHVALAMISAAIVRWQRPRLAPVFYLLAAIVSASILFMKQHYVLDLAGGLGVSWLMTALFLAREPQEETEVVEPAAPA, from the coding sequence ATGCTGAATTCACTGACCGCCAAAAAATTCGCCTGGCTCCTCGGCAATCTGTCCTTTCACATCGCAGGATACCTGGGCATCAACGCCTACTTGTCGCGACAGGGGGCCAGCTATGACCTCGCGATCGCCTTGGACCACCAAATACCCTTCATCAAGTACTTCGCGCCCTTTTACTCGATCGTTTATTTGATTCCGGTCGTCACCTTTTTCCTGTGCTGGAACAACTACCCTCTCATCAAGGCGGCGGCCAAGGCCTTCATCGGAGCAGGGGTGATCTGCTTCACCTGCTTTTTGCTTTTTCCCGTCAAGTACGAGTTGCGCGTCGACCTGCAGCCGCCCTACGATTTCTTCACCCATATCCTCCGGTTTTTTTATTGGATCGACGAGCCCTACAACTGCTTTCCCTCCCTCCACGTCGCCCTGGCGATGATCAGCGCCGCCATCGTCCGCTGGCAGCGTCCGCGCCTGGCGCCGGTCTTTTACCTGCTGGCGGCGATCGTCTCTGCGTCGATATTGTTCATGAAGCAGCACTACGTGCTGGATTTGGCCGGGGGCTTGGGCGTGTCCTGGTTGATGACGGCCCTGTTTCTTGCCCGCGAGCCGCAGGAGGAGACCGAGGTGGTCGAGCCGGCGGCGCCGGCCTGA
- the amrA gene encoding AmmeMemoRadiSam system protein A: protein MLHPEERGELLGLARGAVERKVREGRELVLPSELPALHRSGGAFVSLHRLEDLRGCIGRIRSAAPLFRTVQEMAVAAATQDYRFSPVRFEELSELHFEISVLSDPEILKDVSQIRVGEHGLIVSAGSRSGLLLPQVATSYGWDAETFLSHTCAKAGLPMEFWKQGRVLIEAFTAEVFSEKEI from the coding sequence ATGTTGCATCCCGAGGAACGCGGCGAATTGTTGGGTCTGGCGCGCGGCGCCGTCGAGCGAAAGGTCCGCGAGGGACGGGAACTGGTCTTGCCCAGCGAGCTGCCGGCCCTGCACCGTTCCGGCGGGGCCTTCGTCAGCCTGCACCGGCTCGAGGATCTGCGGGGCTGCATCGGTCGCATCCGCTCCGCCGCGCCGCTCTTCCGGACCGTCCAGGAGATGGCCGTGGCGGCGGCCACCCAGGATTACCGCTTTTCTCCCGTCCGCTTCGAGGAGCTGTCGGAGCTGCATTTCGAGATCAGCGTCCTGTCCGATCCGGAAATCCTAAAAGACGTTTCGCAGATCCGCGTCGGCGAGCACGGCCTGATCGTCAGCGCCGGGAGCCGCAGCGGCCTGCTCCTCCCCCAGGTCGCGACCTCCTACGGCTGGGACGCCGAGACCTTCCTCAGCCATACCTGCGCGAAGGCCGGCCTTCCGATGGAGTTCTGGAAACAGGGCCGGGTCCTCATCGAGGCCTTTACGGCGGAGGTATTTTCTGAGAAAGAAATCTAA
- the coaBC gene encoding bifunctional phosphopantothenoylcysteine decarboxylase/phosphopantothenate--cysteine ligase CoaBC, with amino-acid sequence MSLKGKKILLGVGGGIAAYKSCELLRRLTERGADVHVVLTPSAQQFVTALTFQALSQHPVHTDLFSLTEESEMSHIKLADEADLLLIAPATADLIAKLAHGIANDLLTTVALVTRAPVFFAPSMNVNMWEKDVVQNNVQTLLRRGYRMVEPAEGYLACGWEGKGRLAEPEVILSAVERHFSDGGSGKKKSLAGLKVLINAGPTREFLDPVRFLSNPSSGKMGFALAEAARRRGAEVTLVAGPVALPTPEGVRRIDVVSSAEMREVCEKHFPQADLFIGTAAVGDFAPAKALPQKLKKNGRALRLELQPTTDILLTLGKTKRKGQVLVGFAAETEALISNAKEKLKKKNLDLIVANDVSQRDIGFAGEDNCVTLIDRGGKATPLEKMPKTAVAERILDAVEKLV; translated from the coding sequence GTGAGCCTGAAAGGTAAAAAGATCCTGCTCGGCGTGGGCGGCGGCATCGCCGCCTACAAGTCCTGCGAGCTGCTCCGCCGCCTCACCGAGCGCGGCGCCGACGTGCACGTCGTCCTGACGCCTTCGGCCCAGCAATTCGTGACGGCCCTGACCTTCCAGGCCCTCTCCCAACACCCCGTGCACACCGACCTCTTCAGCCTGACCGAAGAATCCGAGATGAGCCATATCAAGCTGGCCGACGAGGCCGACTTGCTCTTGATCGCCCCGGCCACCGCCGACCTCATCGCCAAGTTGGCCCACGGCATAGCCAACGACCTACTGACCACCGTGGCCCTCGTCACCCGCGCGCCGGTCTTTTTCGCGCCCTCCATGAACGTCAACATGTGGGAGAAGGACGTCGTTCAGAACAACGTCCAGACACTGCTCCGCCGGGGCTACCGCATGGTCGAACCCGCCGAGGGCTACCTGGCCTGCGGCTGGGAGGGCAAGGGCCGCCTCGCCGAGCCCGAGGTCATCCTCTCCGCCGTCGAGCGCCACTTCTCGGACGGAGGCTCCGGCAAAAAAAAAAGCCTCGCGGGGCTTAAGGTCCTGATCAACGCGGGGCCCACCCGCGAATTCCTCGATCCCGTCCGCTTCCTCAGCAATCCCAGCAGCGGCAAGATGGGCTTTGCCCTGGCCGAGGCCGCGCGCCGCCGCGGCGCCGAGGTCACCTTGGTCGCGGGACCGGTCGCGCTGCCGACACCCGAGGGGGTGCGCAGGATCGACGTGGTTTCTTCCGCCGAGATGCGGGAGGTCTGCGAAAAACACTTCCCCCAGGCCGACCTCTTCATCGGCACCGCCGCGGTCGGCGACTTCGCCCCGGCGAAGGCCCTGCCGCAAAAACTGAAGAAAAACGGCCGCGCCCTGCGGCTCGAGCTCCAACCCACCACCGACATCCTGCTCACCCTGGGCAAGACCAAGCGCAAAGGCCAAGTCTTGGTAGGCTTCGCCGCCGAGACGGAGGCTTTGATTTCCAACGCGAAGGAAAAGCTGAAGAAGAAAAACCTCGATCTGATCGTCGCCAACGACGTCTCGCAGCGGGACATCGGCTTCGCCGGCGAGGACAACTGCGTCACCTTGATCGACCGCGGCGGGAAGGCGACCCCGCTCGAAAAAATGCCGAAGACCGCCGTCGCCGAACGGATCCTCGACGCGGTCGAAAAGCTGGTCTAG
- a CDS encoding uracil-DNA glycosylase gives MKTEELARKKLEALYLAGERELPVAGGIPQALAAPPPARAPAVTQVAAAAPALPQEPRMPQPASLPRPVLLDPHEAQARLDEIRADIGDCKRCRLCEQRTHIVFGVGNPRAELMFVGEAPGRDEDLKGEPFVGRAGQLLTKIIEAMKYKREDVYICNVVKCRPPENRNPAPDEIATCEPYLLRQIETIQPKAIVGLGNFAVQTLLQTEAKITGLRGRFHPWPSAIVKAKFETSLPEGSIQMMPTYHPAFLLRNPAMKRPVWEDMQKVMELLKKS, from the coding sequence ATGAAAACGGAAGAGCTTGCGCGAAAAAAGTTGGAGGCCCTCTACCTGGCCGGCGAGCGGGAGCTGCCCGTCGCCGGCGGAATCCCTCAAGCCCTCGCGGCGCCTCCGCCTGCCCGGGCGCCAGCCGTGACGCAGGTCGCCGCCGCGGCGCCGGCCCTTCCCCAGGAGCCCCGCATGCCCCAGCCCGCTTCCCTCCCCCGCCCCGTCCTGCTGGATCCCCATGAGGCCCAGGCCCGGCTCGACGAGATCCGCGCCGACATCGGCGACTGCAAGCGCTGCCGCCTCTGCGAGCAGCGGACCCACATCGTCTTCGGCGTCGGCAATCCCCGCGCCGAGCTGATGTTCGTCGGCGAGGCCCCCGGCCGCGACGAAGACCTGAAGGGCGAGCCCTTCGTGGGGCGCGCGGGGCAGCTGCTCACCAAGATCATCGAGGCGATGAAATACAAGAGGGAAGATGTCTATATATGTAACGTGGTCAAATGTAGGCCTCCCGAAAACCGCAACCCCGCCCCCGACGAGATCGCCACCTGCGAGCCCTACCTGCTGCGCCAGATCGAGACCATCCAGCCCAAGGCGATCGTCGGCCTGGGTAACTTCGCCGTGCAGACCCTGCTCCAGACCGAGGCCAAGATCACCGGCCTGCGCGGCCGTTTTCACCCTTGGCCCTCCGCGATCGTGAAGGCCAAGTTCGAGACCAGCCTGCCGGAAGGCTCCATCCAGATGATGCCCACCTACCACCCCGCCTTCCTGCTGCGAAATCCCGCGATGAAGCGCCCCGTCTGGGAAGACATGCAGAAGGTGATGGAGCTGCTGAAAAAATCCTAG
- the pyrF gene encoding orotidine-5'-phosphate decarboxylase — protein sequence MRKLSKLIVALDLDSTREVEAILKKLGPAVDFYKVGLKLFTHYGPDVLKLLKRRRKRIFLDLKFHDIPNTVAEACREAVRNRVEMLTLHASGGSEMMRAAVAATREEARRRKVPAPFLMGVTVLTSMDSLEEFGLAATPAEQVGRLARLAQAAGMDGVICSPQEIAMLRAALPHSFKIVTPGVRPAGAERGDQKRVKTPEEAFALGADAVVVGRPILAAADPKRVAMEILKKK from the coding sequence ATGCGCAAACTCTCCAAGCTCATCGTCGCCCTCGACCTCGACAGCACCCGCGAGGTCGAAGCCATCCTCAAAAAACTCGGCCCCGCCGTCGATTTCTACAAGGTGGGCCTCAAGCTCTTCACGCACTACGGCCCCGACGTCCTCAAGCTCTTGAAGCGGCGGCGCAAGCGGATCTTCCTCGATCTCAAGTTCCACGACATCCCCAACACCGTCGCCGAGGCCTGCCGCGAGGCCGTGCGCAATCGCGTGGAGATGCTCACGCTCCACGCGAGCGGCGGCTCCGAGATGATGCGCGCCGCGGTCGCCGCCACCCGCGAGGAGGCCCGGCGCCGCAAGGTCCCCGCGCCCTTTCTGATGGGGGTGACCGTCCTGACCTCGATGGATTCCCTCGAGGAGTTCGGCCTCGCCGCCACGCCCGCCGAGCAGGTCGGGCGCCTCGCCCGCCTGGCTCAGGCCGCCGGGATGGACGGCGTGATCTGCTCGCCGCAGGAGATCGCGATGCTGCGCGCCGCCTTGCCCCATTCTTTCAAGATCGTGACGCCGGGCGTGCGCCCGGCCGGCGCCGAGCGCGGCGACCAAAAGCGCGTCAAGACCCCGGAGGAGGCCTTCGCCCTAGGCGCGGACGCGGTGGTCGTGGGACGCCCGATCCTGGCAGCCGCGGATCCGAAGCGGGTCGCGATGGAAATTTTGAAAAAGAAATGA